Proteins found in one Diorhabda sublineata isolate icDioSubl1.1 chromosome 9, icDioSubl1.1, whole genome shotgun sequence genomic segment:
- the LOC130449073 gene encoding nuclear factor related to kappa-B-binding protein, with translation MDNSSSEETSSSDYSTESSEDDGMEIAQIGNVKIQLPQGLCERQDLFREILSTETWNSLSEENRQHLQTFLPNFPEDDELEKTKTLQRLFDFEVFKFTSPLVKFHDDLKAGYFRPDIARMRKIIRKAERNESKYRYKMFRKQLKDDIIESRDKLLSQVRNLPPGVDPKQEKRKINVDYVSYRTKRRYFQTLQSIKSKTDDTGCSSDENYPEGPPTSLSRKQKRHLNSIRNSLNNSKEEFHCSTMFTKLNGSQVDLERYITPNFNPFYINDESYKNMIYQHKKRKLNSPDDPELNIKGFTLTDIINRTQLPYNKNMPMITKHLPESKSINRKKIKKESRKPSEHSSYSINNKFKSNYDDHSSNSDSDSDSIMDNTVSKTKHKIKLKHTKSDIKKETTNNNESMPSSSNVLQPINSITQYGKITPACVEDLDGIDVMNIPIDLDNSDIDILELNNKPELMQDTHANFFSLIRDVICSTCDHRMNMYTLQERLKTWQENPISPLNDWYSSTDNWIGILPSAITFLCGNASEQPDDFVPYMEYKSNLDVYQWIGAGRDSDNLLSCLCSFWLEHKSDGKDLSSNKEELDVDITDRSSSPPPPRYPTTWTVRKATPEEIKTFREQERRRYDNPHKAFTYRCNNYESVVGPIKGIYNPAVGNSKARGHTMLSADRPNFVTILSLVRDAAARLPNGEGTRAEICELLKSSQYISSTAPDNVLQSVVSGALDRMHTQWDPCVKYDPKKKIWIYLHRNRTEEDFERIHQQYQGVNKTNKKVHKKPSSKSKGKQSPEKPVKTVKSETTPTAPPAPLQPPPLQETTQRRTSVAMTTAQVQNPPLPNLITVTAPQKGTSLLLSNNLPKTQVHIQESVLQSKPVISDEPPPLAAASNITLKQTKEDTDINKTFQTIIQNRVASPTLKSGKSLVKILSPSHGKSLIIPTTNAQLIKQIQDQRTAPNKQIGQVVTQQFLQTIAAQQKQLLVQKQNQGESSENQQEKMKVPVSVQQQILQLQNVKNVTLLRASPTSNVGLSPLTGAPGDPGVDQTNIVTVSVTKSDQIVGQPSLQIKSQSNLSQAQQQQILQTIKQKLLPNSGLLANPQQIILKQKTGLINVQKSGMVPVSTHVVAHQKITADLTKSGNAAQTPVVAKVLTNAAGQVISVESLLPQQKQTSVLSQGTTLRVSGSKSGQQNLIHLTGSSKSNALNQLTVGSQNNILTLTTQPKFVVASQSTTSTSSATVTKSSSRSINKTQTLTKINTKTNQQLINAKLIQGIDGQKTVHPKLLVGQSNQIRIPAGKNTPKSLTLNVTGNTNTIRMVNAANLNLGHLGGKPILLASSKGGAIQNIQGQNVILQTQSGSSARSLVLQNALKSTGNNVGGQQSVGNNINIINQPNIVFSPQVKVQSPQQVMFTSTKSGQVGQTQTVSQGHIMIGGHPVRLQTSNAANTQRVVLASQGQGGQILAQQILLPAGFQGTAINIKALQGVKVIPITQTTGQNKGIQSRQVLAHVVNPNAVKSTAQTTTISSEKISEITLPTQEGE, from the exons atGGATAATTCAAGTAGTGAAGAGACATCATCATCAGATTACAGTACAGAAAGTTCCGAAGATGATGGTATGGAAATAGCTCAAATAGGAAACGTTAAAATTCAATTACCGCAAGGTTTATGTGAAAGACAAGACTTATTTAGGGAAATCCTGTCTACTGAGACTTGGAACTCACTTTCCGAAGAAAATAGACAACATCTACAAACTTTCCTACCAAATTTTCCTGAAGATGATGAActggaaaaaacaaaaactttacaGAGGTTGTTTGATTTTgaagttttcaaatttactaGTCCGTTAGTTAAATTTCATGATGATTTGAAAGCAGGATACTTTAGACCGGACATTGCACGCATGAGGAAGATTATTAGGAAAGCCGAAAGAAACGAATCTAAATACAG GTACAAGATGTTTAGGAAGCAGCTAAAAGATGACATAATAGAATCTCGAGATAAACTTCTTTCTCAAGTAAGAAATTTACCACCGGGAGTGGATCCCAAGCAAGAAAAGAGAAAGATTAACGTAGACTACGTTTCGTATAGAACGAAGAGGCGCTATTTTCAAACTTTGCAATCGATTAAATCTAAAACAGACGATACAGGCTGTTCTTCAGACGAAAATTATCCGGAAGGACCGCCTACATCGTTGTCCAGGAAACAAAAAAGGCATCTCAATAGTATTAGGAATAGTTTGAATAATTCGAAGGAAGAATTCCATTGTTCCACCATGTTTACGAAATTGAATGGCTCACAAGTAGATTTAGAAAGGTACATCACCCCCAATTTCAATCCGTTTTACATAAATGACGAATCTTATAAAAACATGATTTACCAacacaaaaaaaggaaattgaacTCTCCTGACGATCCCGAATTGAACATAAAAGGATTTACGTTAACTGATATAATCAATAGGACACAATTAccttataataaaaatatgccGATGATTACTAAACACTTACCGGAATCGAAATCGATCAacaggaaaaaaatcaaaaaggaaTCGAGGAAACCATCGGAACATTCGTCTTAcagtattaacaataaatttaaatcgaATTACGATGATCACAGTTCTAATTCAGATTCGGATTCGGACTCTATTATGGATAATACCGTATCtaaaacaaaacacaaaatcaaattgaaacaCACCAAAAGCGATATCAAAAAAGAAACTACTAATAACAACGAATCGATGcccagtagttcaaacgtactCCAACCTATAAACAGTATTACTCAATACGGTAAAATCACCCCGGCTTGCGTGGAAGATCTAGACGGAATCGACGTTATGAATATACCGATAGATTTAGATAATTCCGATATCGATATATTGGAATTGAATAACAAACCGGAATTGATGCAAGATACGCACGCCAATTTCTTTTCGTTAATTAGAGACGTGATATGTTCGACTTGCGATCACAGAATGAACATGTACACATTACAGGAAAGACTAAAAACTTGGCAGGAAAACCCCATAAGTCCTCTGAACGATTGGTACAGCAGCACCGACAATTGGATCGGGATTCTACCGTCGGCTATAACTTTTTTGTGCGGTAACGCTTCCGAACAACCTGACGATTTCGTTCCTTACATGGAATACAAATCCAATTTGGACGTTTATCAATGGATAGGGGCCGGAAGGGATTCCGATAATCTGTTGAGTTGTTTGTGTAGTTTTTGGCTGGAACATAAATCTGACGGTAAAGATTTGTCCTCGAACAAAGAAGAATTAGACGTGGATATAACTGATAGATCTAGCAGTCCACCGCCGCCGAGGTACCCCACAACTTGGACAGTTAGGAAGGCTACGCCGGAGGAAATTAAAACTTTCAGGGAACAAGAACGGAGAAG atacgACAACCCTCACAAGGCATTCACATATCGTTGTAACAACTATGAATCAGTGGTAGGACCAATTAAAGGCATATATAATCCTGCGGTGGGTAACAGTAAAGCCAGAGGACATACCATGTTATCTGCCGATAGACCAAATTTCGTAACTATTTTGTCATTAGTTAGAGACGCTGCCGCAAGACTTCCGAACGGCGAAGGCACCAGAGCGgaaatttgtgaattattaaAATCCTCTCAGTATATTTCCAGCACCGCGCCGGATAACGTTCTACAATCAGTCGTATCCGGAGCATTAGACAGGATGCACACTCAATGGGATCCTTGCGTTAAATATgatccaaagaaaaaaatttggatttatttaCATAGAAATAGAACAGAAGAAGATTTCGAAAGAATACATCAACAATATCAAG ggGTTAATAAAACGAATAAGAAAGTACATAAGAAACCCAGTTCGAAATCTAAAGGAAAACAGAGTCCCGAGAAACCTGTTAAAACAGTAAAATCAGAAACAACCCCGACCGCACCTCCAGCTCCCCTACAACCACCACCTTTGCAAGAAACTACGCAAAGACGAACTAGCGTCGCAATGACGACGGCGCAAGTTCAAAATCCTCCACTGCCAAATTTAATAACCGTTACAGCACCCCAGAAGG gtaCGAGTTTGTTGTTAAGCAATAATTTACCCAAAACTCAAGTTCATATTCAAGAAAGTGTCCTGCAATCTAAACCTGTGATATCAGACGAACCACCACCGCTTGCAGCGGCTTCGAATATCACTTTGAAACAGACCAAAGAAGATACGGATATCAACAAGACTTTCCAGACAATTATCCAGAATAGGGTGGCGAGTCCGACATTGAAAAGTG GTAAAAGTTTAGTTAAAATCCTATCTCCGTCCCACGGAAAGTCCCTTATAATACCAACCACGAACGCGCAGTTGATAAAACAAATCCAAGATCAACGTACCGCCCCAAATAAACAAATAGGTCAAGTGGTAACCCAACAGTTTCTCCAAACGATCGCCGCTCAACAGAAGCAACTGCTGGTCCAAAAGCAGAACCAAGGAGAATCATCGGAAAATCAACAGGAGAAAATGAAAGTACCGGTCAGCGTCCAACAACAGATCCTGCAGTTACAGAACGTGAAGAACGTGACCCTGTTGAGGGCCTCGCCGACGAGTAACGTCGGTCTGAGTCCCCTAACCGGCGCTCCGGGGGATCCGGGCGTAGATCAGACCAACATAGTGACCGTATCGGTGACCAAATCGGATCAGATAGTCGGTCAACCGAGTTTGCAGATCAAATCGCAAAGTAATTTGAGTCAAGCGCAACAACAACAAATCCTGCAAACTATAAAACAGAAACTTTTACCGAATTCCGGTCTGTTGGCCAATCCGCAACAGATCATATTGAAGCAGAAGACGGGATTGATTAATGTGCAAAAATCTGGAATGGTGCCGGTCAGTACGCACGTCGTCGCCCATCAAAAAATTACAGCAG ATTTGACGAAATCTGGCAATGCCGCTCAAACGCCTGTGGTGGCTAAAGTATTGACTAACGCAGCAGGACAAGTTATATCGGTGGAAAGTTTGTTACCTCAACAGAAACAAACGAGTGTTTTAAGTCaag GTACTACTTTAAGAGTATCAGGTTCGAAATCGGGTCAACAAAATTTGATCCATTTAACCGGTTCTTCGAAATCGAACGCCTTGAATCAATTAACCGTAGGATCTCAAAATAATATACTGACATTAACGACCCAACCGAAATTCGTCGTGGCATCCCAGAGTACGACTTCGACATCATCCGCCACGGTTACGAAAAGTTCCTCGCGATCGATCAATAAAACTCAAACCCTGACGAAAATCAACACGAAAACCAACCAACAGTTGATAAACGCCAAGTTAATCCAAGGAATCGACGGTCAAAAGACCGTTCACCCGAAACTGTTGGTGGGCCAATCGAATCAAATACGGATACCCGCCGGGAAGAATACCCCCAAGTCTCTAACTTTGAACGTTACCGGGAATACCAACACCATTAGGATGGTGAACGCGGCTAACCTCAATTTGGGACATTTGGGTGGTAAACCGATCCTATTGGCCAGCAGCAAGGGCGGCGCCATTCAGAATATACAAGGACAGAACGTTATTTTGCAAACTCAGTCTGGTAGTTCGGCGCGTTCGTTAGTACTGCAGAACGCTTTGAAGAGTACCGGAAATAACGTCGGCGGTCAACAATCGGTtggtaataatattaatattattaatcaacCCAACATTGTTTTCAG
- the LOC130448853 gene encoding eukaryotic translation initiation factor 3 subunit F-1, whose product MRMTFYFFIKMALNVQVKVHPVVLFQIVDAYERRNADSHRVIGTLLGTSDKGVIEVTNCFCVPHKEYADQVEAELSYAMDVYDLNRRVNSTETIVGWWATGHEVTNHSAVIHEYYSRECNNPVHITIDTSLQNGRMGLKAYVCVPLGVPNGKQGCMFTSIPIDVVCYDPEVFGLQLCQKTMLTGSARPRNVNPMLDINQVSEAGSKMSVMLDQVLQYVEDVLANKTVPNNAVGRSLLDLVNSVPHMSNEQFSEMFNSNVKDLLMVITLSQLIKTQLQLNEKLTLLTNI is encoded by the exons ATGCGCAtgacattttatttctttatcaaaatggCATTAAACGTACAAGTAAAAGTACATCCCgttgtattatttcaaattgtcgACGCTTATGAAAGGAGAAATGCCGATTCTCATCGAGTTATCGGCACATTACTcg GTACTTCCGATAAAGGAGTAATAGAAGTAACAAACTGTTTCTGTGTCCCTCATAAAGAATACGCTGATCAAGTAGAGGCCGAATTATCCTATGCTATGGACGTTTACGATTTAAATCGAAGAGTAAATTCCACGGAAACAATCGTCGGATGGTGGGCTACTGGTCACGAAGTTACAAATCATAGTGCTGTTATCCACGAATATTATTCCCGTGAGTGTAACAATCCTGTTCATATAACAATCGATACTAGCCTACAGAACGGTCGTATGGGATTAAAAGCTTACGTTTGTGTTCCCCTTGGAGTCCCAAATGGAAAACAAGGTTGTATGTTTACATCGATACCAATCGACGTGGTATGTTACGATCCCGAGGTTTTCGGACTACAACTTTGTCAAAAAACGATGTTGACAGGATCTGCAAGGCCGAGGAACGTTAATCCCATGCTGGATATTAATCAAGTATCAGAAGCTGGTAGTAAAATGAGCGTGATGTTAGATCAAGTACTCCAATACGTCGAGGATGTTTTAGCCAATAAGACGGTTCCTAACAATGCTGTTGGTAGATCTCTATTGGATCTGGTCAATTCTGTACCTCATATGAGCAATGAACAGTTTTCCGAAATGTTTAATAGTAACGTTAAGGATCTTTTAATGGTTATCACTTTATCTCAACTTATTAAGACCCAATTACAGctgaatgaaaaattaactttattaacaaacatataa